A single region of the Rhizobium sp. NLR16a genome encodes:
- a CDS encoding nucleotidyltransferase domain-containing protein — MDDIGKQIVAERTLAAACRSLASRYAGAAFAYVSGSIMRGEGTEFSDIDLVVVFPSLERAWRESFTEDRFPVEAFVHDPQTLAFYLHQDAEGGCPIMVHMVATGSIVGPDIERARFIQAKAASVLAAGPKPLDGPSYDMLRYQVTDLADDLRGHRPPEEIAAIAALLYQKLADLMLRGRGAWAGRGKWAPRLLRELDVELAADFDAAFRLAVQGDGARFLALADREIALHGGRFFDCFRQEAPVEARRGE; from the coding sequence ATGGACGATATCGGGAAACAAATTGTTGCCGAGCGGACGCTTGCCGCCGCCTGCCGCTCTCTGGCCAGCCGTTATGCCGGGGCCGCCTTCGCCTATGTTTCCGGTTCCATCATGCGCGGTGAGGGGACCGAGTTTTCGGACATCGATCTCGTCGTTGTATTTCCGTCGCTCGAGCGGGCCTGGCGGGAATCCTTCACCGAAGACCGTTTTCCGGTCGAAGCCTTCGTCCATGATCCGCAGACGCTGGCGTTTTATCTCCATCAGGATGCGGAGGGCGGCTGTCCCATCATGGTCCATATGGTTGCGACGGGCAGCATCGTCGGGCCTGACATCGAGCGTGCGCGGTTCATCCAGGCGAAGGCGGCGAGCGTTCTTGCCGCAGGGCCGAAGCCTCTCGATGGCCCGAGCTACGATATGCTGCGCTATCAGGTCACCGATCTCGCCGATGACCTGCGCGGCCACCGCCCGCCTGAAGAGATTGCCGCCATCGCCGCGCTTCTCTATCAGAAGCTCGCCGATTTGATGCTGCGCGGGCGCGGCGCATGGGCTGGTCGCGGCAAGTGGGCGCCGCGGCTCCTGCGGGAGCTCGATGTGGAACTGGCAGCAGACTTCGATGCCGCGTTCAGACTGGCGGTGCAGGGTGACGGCGCCCGGTTCCTGGCTCTCGCCGATCGGGAAATTGCCCTGCATGGCGGGCGCTTTTTCGACTGCTTCAGGCAGGAGGCTCCTGTGGAGGCGCGGCGGGGAGAATAG